The stretch of DNA AATGACTGCATTACTTCAAGCGGGTTTTGTAGATAGCTACCGCTATTTTTATCCCGATCAAGACGGGGCTTATACATGGTGGTCATACATGAATAAAGTCCGTGAAAGGAATATAGGATGGAGAATCGATTACTTTATCGTATCTGACACATTACGAGAGAGATTAAAGCTGGCAGATATTCATTCAGATATTATGGGAAGCGATCATTGTCCTGTAGTATTAGAAATTCATGAATAATCATAACAATTTCTTATTGCAAATCATAAAATAACCGTTATTTTCTTTATGGAGTATGTGTTTTATAGTCTATTTAAGAAGGAAATGACGGAGGGATAAAAATGGATACTAAAAAAGATGTGCAACAGCAGTTTGGCAAAAGTGCCGACTCTTATGTAAGCAGCCCAATTCACAAAGAGGGCAAAGACCTGCAAAAACTATTGCAAATGGTGACCGCCACAGGGGAAGAAGAATTACTCGATGTGGCAACAGGTGGTGGACACACTGCAAATGCCTTTGCTTCGATAGTAAAAAATATTACTGCAATTGATCTGACACCAGAGATGCTTGTTGCTGCAGAAAATTTTATAAAGGGAAATGGACATCGAAATGTTCGGTTCTTACAAGCGGATGCAGAGAACCTTCCATTTTCAAATGAAGCATTTGATATTGTAACCTGTCGGATAGCACCACACCATTTTCCAAATGTAAATCAGTTTGTTGAAGAAGTGTATCGTGTACTTAAACCAAATGGACAATTTTTACTCGATGATAATGTCGTTCCGGAAGAGGATGTCTTTGATCAATTCTATAATGCTATTGAAAAAAGAAGAGATTACAGTCATTTCAGAGCTTGGAAGAAAAGTGAGTGGCTCCGTATGCTTGAATTTGCGGGTTTTGAAATATATGAATGGCATCGGTTTGAAAAAACATTTCGGTTTGACCCTTGGTGCAATCGTATGAATTTATCACAAGATGAAAAAGATAAACTATCTGAATACATTCAAGGGTCAGATCCAAAAGTAAAAGATAAATTTCGAATTGTTATTGAAGAAAATCAAGTTGTTTCTTTTCAAGGAGAAGCAATCGTTTTAAAAGCAATTAAAAGGTAAAAAAAGCCCTTTGCAAGATTCTGGCCTTGCAAAGGGCTTTTTAAATGGTTAAATGTCGTTAAGTGCTGTTCCGATTACATCAAATTCAGGTAACTTTTCACCTTGAGTTGAGTTCTCTAATGAACCTTGGTCTGAAGAATTCGTAAATCCACTTTCTTCTTCTTTTTTATGAGAATACGTACTCATTATAGAAACACTCCTTTACGACATGATTTACTAAATATTTTTTCCTATATATGATTTTCTAACCATAATGAAATTTATTGTTGACGAGATA from Bacillus sp. SLBN-46 encodes:
- a CDS encoding methyltransferase domain-containing protein gives rise to the protein MDTKKDVQQQFGKSADSYVSSPIHKEGKDLQKLLQMVTATGEEELLDVATGGGHTANAFASIVKNITAIDLTPEMLVAAENFIKGNGHRNVRFLQADAENLPFSNEAFDIVTCRIAPHHFPNVNQFVEEVYRVLKPNGQFLLDDNVVPEEDVFDQFYNAIEKRRDYSHFRAWKKSEWLRMLEFAGFEIYEWHRFEKTFRFDPWCNRMNLSQDEKDKLSEYIQGSDPKVKDKFRIVIEENQVVSFQGEAIVLKAIKR